In Bacillus toyonensis BCT-7112, a single window of DNA contains:
- a CDS encoding THUMP domain-containing class I SAM-dependent RNA methyltransferase gives MGKVTLIATAAMGIEALVAREVRDLGYECQVENSKVTFEADEKAICRTNLWLRTADRVKIKVGEFKATTFDELFEKTKALNWGDYIPENGEFPVIGKSLKSELFSVSDCQRIVKKAVVEKLKTTYKRTTWFEEDGPLFRIEIAMLKDIATLTIDASGVGLHKRGYRMDQGEAPLKETLAASLIKLTNWKPDRPFVDPFCGSGTIPIEAALIGQNIAPGFNRGFASDEWGWVGKQNWREARQEAEDLANYNQPLQIIGSDIDHRMIRVAQENAEEVGLGDLITFKQMQVKDFTTKEDYGYVVTNPPYGERLSEKALVEQLYKEMGQVFRPLDTWSAYVLTSYEAFEKCYGKDASKKRKLFNGFIRTDYYQYFGKRPPRNS, from the coding sequence ATGGGAAAAGTTACTTTAATTGCAACAGCGGCAATGGGTATTGAAGCGTTAGTTGCCCGAGAAGTTCGCGATCTTGGTTATGAATGTCAAGTAGAAAACAGCAAAGTAACATTTGAAGCAGATGAAAAGGCGATTTGTCGCACGAATTTATGGTTACGTACTGCGGACCGTGTGAAAATTAAAGTTGGTGAATTTAAAGCAACAACATTTGATGAGCTATTTGAAAAAACGAAAGCATTAAACTGGGGAGATTATATTCCAGAGAACGGAGAATTCCCTGTTATCGGTAAATCTCTAAAATCTGAGTTATTCAGTGTTTCGGATTGCCAACGTATCGTTAAAAAAGCTGTCGTTGAAAAATTAAAAACAACATATAAACGTACAACTTGGTTTGAAGAAGATGGTCCGTTATTCCGTATTGAGATTGCAATGTTGAAAGACATTGCAACATTAACAATCGATGCGAGTGGTGTTGGACTTCATAAACGTGGGTACCGCATGGATCAAGGGGAAGCTCCTTTAAAAGAAACATTAGCTGCGTCTCTAATTAAGTTAACGAACTGGAAGCCAGATCGTCCTTTCGTGGATCCTTTCTGTGGATCTGGAACAATTCCGATTGAAGCTGCATTAATTGGACAAAATATCGCACCAGGATTTAACCGAGGCTTTGCATCGGATGAATGGGGCTGGGTTGGTAAACAAAATTGGCGCGAAGCTCGTCAAGAAGCTGAAGATTTAGCAAATTATAATCAACCATTACAAATCATTGGATCTGATATTGACCATCGTATGATTCGAGTTGCACAAGAAAACGCAGAAGAAGTAGGTTTAGGTGATTTAATCACATTTAAGCAAATGCAAGTAAAAGATTTCACAACAAAAGAGGATTATGGCTACGTCGTAACGAATCCTCCATACGGAGAACGTTTAAGTGAAAAAGCACTCGTTGAACAACTGTATAAAGAAATGGGACAAGTATTTCGCCCATTAGATACGTGGTCAGCGTATGTATTAACAAGTTACGAAGCATTTGAGAAGTGTTATGGAAAAGATGCATCGAAGAAACGTAAACTATTTAACGGATTTATCCGTACAGATTACTACCAATACTTCGGAAAACGTCCACCGCGTAATTCATAG
- a CDS encoding DUF3921 domain-containing protein — protein sequence MDSFQLSMIQKAIHRTYDELGKEVDSQGVIVDEIQKAQEEYLSALSHETAIDKRYLKSLI from the coding sequence ATGGATAGTTTTCAATTATCGATGATTCAAAAAGCTATTCACCGTACGTATGATGAGCTCGGAAAAGAAGTGGATAGTCAAGGCGTAATTGTAGATGAAATACAAAAAGCGCAAGAAGAATATTTATCAGCTCTTTCACATGAAACAGCGATTGATAAACGGTATTTAAAGTCATTAATATAG
- a CDS encoding ATP-dependent DNA helicase codes for MFTEKRLPFEVGKQDNFYDKLNEWIGDVFYDILPEKGFEERDEQIFMAFQLERAFQEKKVMFAEAGVGTGKTIVYLLYAICYARYTGKPAIIACADETLIEQLVKEEGDIAKLSEALGLSVDVRLAKSMDNYLCLRKLEDVMSGRAPEVIEDVYYELPQFVFDHGTMQNFTHYGDRKEFPLLNDEEWSKVNWDYFQDCFTCDSRHRCGQTLSREHYRKAADLIICSQDFYMDHIWTYDARKREGQIPLLPESSCVVFDEGHLVEYAAQKALTYRLKQTMMEQLLTRLLQNDIREEFAHLVEETIWQTERFFDVLQENKKEIEGSDRLEITVTEKVTAEAKRLYAKIGEVGDALVFESEMHTVNTYDLNIVDEHLDVLEHSLRLFMHEKNVITWGEEGDGAFTLVIMPRAVEEVLQEKVFSKKIPYIFSSATLSDNDSFAFTANSLGVKDYLSFSVASPFNYEEQMAVNLLSHTKENEWERKCQYTLENIQKTNGRTLVLFRTTQELAAFKEYVSKEQMSVPFLYEGDQEISQLVSRFQNEEETVLCAVHLWEGLDIPGSSLSHVIIWSLPFPPNDPVFEAKRKHVNNPFWDVDVPYMILRLRQGIGRLIRTSDDKGAISIFLSDTEDEKVIEAVKKVLPVEGKEL; via the coding sequence ATGTTTACTGAGAAGAGATTACCATTTGAAGTAGGAAAACAAGATAATTTTTATGATAAGTTGAATGAGTGGATTGGAGATGTATTTTACGACATCCTTCCGGAAAAAGGCTTTGAAGAGCGTGATGAACAAATCTTTATGGCGTTTCAATTAGAGCGTGCTTTCCAAGAGAAAAAAGTTATGTTCGCAGAAGCGGGTGTAGGAACAGGGAAAACGATTGTATACCTTTTATATGCAATTTGTTATGCGCGTTATACAGGAAAACCTGCTATTATCGCTTGTGCAGATGAAACATTAATTGAGCAGCTTGTGAAAGAAGAAGGGGACATTGCTAAGTTATCAGAAGCATTAGGACTATCTGTTGACGTAAGACTTGCGAAATCGATGGATAACTATTTATGTTTACGTAAACTTGAAGATGTTATGAGTGGACGAGCTCCAGAAGTAATTGAAGACGTATATTATGAATTACCACAGTTTGTATTTGATCATGGTACGATGCAAAACTTTACTCACTATGGTGACAGAAAAGAATTTCCACTTTTAAATGATGAGGAATGGTCAAAAGTAAACTGGGATTACTTCCAAGATTGCTTCACTTGTGATTCACGTCATCGTTGTGGACAAACTCTTTCTCGTGAACATTATCGTAAAGCGGCAGATTTAATCATTTGTTCTCAAGATTTTTATATGGATCATATTTGGACGTACGATGCTCGTAAACGTGAAGGACAAATTCCGTTATTACCTGAAAGTAGCTGCGTTGTATTCGATGAAGGACATCTTGTAGAATATGCAGCTCAAAAAGCTTTAACGTACCGTTTAAAGCAAACGATGATGGAGCAGCTTTTAACGAGATTGTTACAGAACGATATTCGTGAAGAGTTTGCACATTTAGTAGAAGAAACAATTTGGCAAACAGAGCGATTCTTTGATGTGTTACAAGAGAATAAAAAGGAAATTGAAGGTTCTGATCGTTTAGAAATTACTGTGACAGAAAAAGTAACCGCAGAAGCGAAAAGACTTTATGCAAAAATCGGTGAAGTCGGTGATGCACTAGTATTTGAGAGTGAAATGCATACAGTAAACACATACGATTTAAATATCGTTGATGAACATTTAGATGTGTTAGAACATTCACTTCGTCTTTTCATGCATGAGAAAAATGTAATTACGTGGGGTGAAGAAGGTGATGGTGCCTTCACGTTAGTTATTATGCCGCGTGCAGTTGAAGAAGTGTTACAAGAAAAAGTATTCTCGAAGAAAATTCCATACATTTTCTCTTCTGCGACATTATCGGACAACGATTCGTTCGCATTTACTGCAAATAGCTTAGGGGTAAAAGATTACTTATCATTCTCAGTTGCCTCACCGTTTAATTATGAAGAGCAAATGGCAGTAAACTTACTATCGCATACGAAAGAAAATGAATGGGAAAGAAAGTGTCAATATACACTTGAAAATATACAGAAAACGAATGGACGTACGCTTGTATTATTCCGTACAACGCAAGAACTTGCAGCGTTCAAAGAATATGTAAGTAAAGAGCAAATGTCAGTTCCGTTCTTATATGAAGGGGATCAAGAAATTAGTCAGCTCGTTTCTCGTTTCCAAAATGAAGAAGAGACTGTACTTTGTGCCGTTCATTTATGGGAAGGTTTAGATATTCCGGGTTCATCATTATCACATGTAATAATTTGGTCATTACCATTCCCTCCAAACGATCCTGTGTTTGAAGCGAAACGTAAGCACGTAAATAATCCATTCTGGGATGTAGATGTGCCATATATGATTTTACGCCTTCGTCAAGGGATTGGACGTTTAATTCGTACGAGCGACGATAAAGGTGCTATATCAATCTTCCTATCAGATACGGAAGATGAAAAAGTGATAGAAGCAGTGAAAAAAGTACTTCCGGTAGAAGGTAAAGAATTATAA
- the ypwA gene encoding carboxypeptidase, which produces MTVATYEVEKQFLTYVKKIENYGEALSLMFWDLRTGAPKKGVDQRSEVIGMLSSEVFAMSTSDEMGNYLTELEALISEDKLSETTKKMVEECRKEYDRNKKIPQAEYEAYVKLEAKAESVWEEAREKSDFEMFRPYLEKIVEFKKKFITYWGYETYKYNTLLDMYEPGITVEVLDHVFGQLRERIVPLVKEISESKKGLKTSALSEHFSKEKQKNFTLELLKQLNYDFEAGRLDETVHPFEITLNRGDVRITTRYDEKDFRMAVFGTIHECGHAVYEQNIAEKFEGTPLCSGTSMGIHESQSLFFENFIGRNKSFWKKNYDLLKEYSDGQFNDISVDEFYDAINESKPSFIRIEADELTYPLHVMVRYELEKELFDGTLQVKDLPAAWNDKMEAYLGIRPENDAQGVLQDVHWAGGSFGYFPSYALGYMYAAQFQQRMLKDIPNFDALLEEGNVTPIREWLTENIHQYGKTKKPLEILEDVTGEGLNANYLADYLEAKYREIYEL; this is translated from the coding sequence ATGACAGTTGCTACATATGAAGTAGAAAAACAATTTTTAACATATGTGAAGAAGATAGAAAATTACGGAGAAGCATTAAGCTTAATGTTTTGGGATTTAAGAACGGGTGCACCAAAAAAAGGTGTGGATCAGCGTTCAGAAGTCATAGGGATGCTTTCGTCAGAAGTGTTTGCTATGTCGACTTCAGATGAGATGGGGAACTACTTAACTGAGCTTGAAGCTTTAATATCTGAAGATAAACTTTCTGAAACGACGAAGAAAATGGTTGAAGAGTGTCGTAAAGAATATGATAGAAATAAGAAAATTCCACAAGCTGAATACGAAGCGTATGTGAAATTAGAAGCGAAAGCGGAAAGTGTGTGGGAAGAAGCACGGGAAAAATCTGATTTCGAAATGTTCCGTCCGTACTTAGAAAAAATTGTTGAATTCAAAAAGAAATTTATTACATATTGGGGTTACGAAACATATAAATATAATACATTATTAGACATGTATGAGCCTGGTATTACAGTAGAAGTGTTAGATCACGTATTTGGTCAACTTCGTGAGCGTATCGTGCCGCTTGTAAAAGAAATCTCAGAGTCTAAAAAGGGATTAAAAACAAGTGCTTTATCGGAACACTTTTCGAAAGAAAAACAAAAGAACTTTACATTAGAGTTATTAAAGCAATTGAATTATGACTTTGAAGCAGGGCGTCTTGATGAAACGGTACATCCTTTCGAAATTACATTAAATAGAGGGGATGTTCGTATTACAACACGCTATGATGAGAAAGATTTCCGTATGGCTGTGTTTGGAACAATTCATGAATGTGGTCATGCTGTATATGAACAAAATATTGCAGAAAAGTTTGAGGGTACACCGCTATGTAGTGGAACATCTATGGGTATTCATGAATCGCAATCATTATTCTTTGAAAACTTTATCGGTCGTAATAAATCATTCTGGAAGAAAAATTATGATTTATTAAAAGAGTATAGTGACGGTCAATTTAACGATATATCAGTCGATGAGTTTTATGATGCGATTAACGAATCGAAGCCTTCATTCATTCGTATAGAAGCAGATGAGCTTACATATCCGCTTCATGTTATGGTTCGTTATGAGCTTGAGAAAGAATTATTTGATGGTACACTACAAGTGAAGGACTTACCAGCGGCTTGGAATGATAAGATGGAAGCATATTTAGGAATTCGTCCAGAAAATGATGCACAAGGTGTATTACAAGATGTTCACTGGGCTGGTGGCTCATTTGGATACTTCCCATCTTATGCGCTTGGTTACATGTATGCAGCGCAATTTCAGCAAAGAATGTTAAAAGATATTCCAAACTTTGATGCATTATTAGAAGAAGGTAACGTGACGCCAATTCGTGAATGGTTAACGGAAAACATTCATCAATATGGCAAAACGAAAAAGCCACTTGAAATTTTAGAAGATGTAACAGGTGAAGGGCTAAATGCAAACTACTTAGCTGATTATTTAGAAGCGAAGTATAGAGAGATTTACGAGTTATAA
- a CDS encoding GNAT family N-acetyltransferase, whose translation MDYTFTVMNQKEAEEIAYNWHYEGKYSFYDIEADQEDLAEFLSTEMRGDDTFAVKENGTLIGYLSFSKMNNQTVDIGLGMRPDIAGNGLGLKFVKAGLDFSEEKYGCNYITLSVATFNERAIKVYKRAGFEAVGTFIQETNGSCFEFLKMNYICEND comes from the coding sequence ATGGATTATACATTTACAGTAATGAACCAAAAGGAAGCAGAGGAAATTGCATACAACTGGCATTATGAAGGGAAATATTCCTTTTATGATATAGAGGCAGATCAAGAAGATTTAGCAGAGTTTTTAAGTACTGAAATGAGAGGAGACGATACGTTTGCTGTGAAGGAAAATGGTACTCTCATTGGTTACTTGAGTTTTTCTAAAATGAATAATCAAACGGTTGATATAGGACTTGGAATGAGACCTGATATAGCTGGCAATGGATTAGGGTTAAAGTTCGTGAAGGCTGGACTAGATTTTAGTGAAGAAAAATACGGCTGCAACTATATAACACTATCAGTAGCGACATTTAATGAGAGAGCGATTAAAGTATATAAAAGGGCAGGATTTGAAGCAGTTGGAACGTTTATCCAGGAGACGAACGGTAGTTGTTTTGAGTTTTTGAAAATGAATTATATATGTGAAAATGACTAA
- the mphL gene encoding macrolide 2'-phosphotransferase MphL, with product MNTLKIKQLATKEGLNILEDSIKINESGVDFQVAHAKDQNGDKWILRIPRRPESMRHVLQEKKALEIIKNHAGFQVPDWSIFTEDLIAYKQLSGVPAATIDIEQQGYIWSFNEKNAPSEYHISLGKVLANLHSLPQQEFNNIGIEILTANELRASMEQRMNRVKEQYYVNQKLWDRWQAWLTEDSFWPSHVGVTHGDIHPGHILIDKKNNVTGLIDWTEVGIADVSIDFTSHYLLFGKDGLTKLISSYDNAGGKTWSRMDEHIIELLTTSSITVAEYAQVSGLKEMHEAAVHMLATES from the coding sequence ATGAACACACTTAAAATTAAACAATTAGCAACTAAGGAAGGCCTAAATATCTTAGAAGATTCAATAAAAATCAATGAATCTGGTGTTGACTTTCAAGTAGCACACGCTAAAGATCAAAACGGAGATAAATGGATACTAAGAATTCCTCGTAGACCAGAATCTATGAGACATGTCCTACAAGAAAAAAAGGCATTGGAAATCATAAAAAACCATGCAGGATTCCAAGTTCCTGATTGGTCTATATTCACTGAAGACTTAATTGCCTATAAGCAACTAAGTGGCGTTCCTGCCGCCACTATTGATATAGAACAACAAGGATATATATGGAGCTTTAATGAAAAAAACGCACCATCTGAATACCATATTTCATTAGGAAAAGTTCTAGCGAATTTACACTCATTACCTCAACAAGAATTTAATAATATCGGTATTGAAATTCTTACTGCTAATGAATTAAGAGCTTCTATGGAACAAAGGATGAATCGAGTGAAGGAACAATACTATGTCAATCAAAAATTATGGGATCGTTGGCAAGCATGGCTAACTGAAGATTCTTTTTGGCCATCTCATGTAGGAGTAACGCATGGGGATATACATCCAGGTCATATCCTGATTGATAAGAAAAATAATGTAACTGGCTTAATCGATTGGACAGAAGTAGGGATAGCTGATGTTTCTATAGATTTCACATCACATTATCTGCTCTTTGGGAAAGATGGACTAACAAAGTTAATTAGCTCTTATGACAATGCTGGTGGTAAAACTTGGTCAAGAATGGATGAACATATTATCGAACTTCTAACAACAAGTAGTATCACTGTTGCTGAATATGCTCAAGTGTCAGGTTTGAAAGAGATGCATGAAGCAGCTGTACACATGCTAGCAACTGAAAGTTAA
- a CDS encoding type I methionyl aminopeptidase, which translates to MITIKTKSEIDLMHESGKLLASCHREIGKMIKPGITTQEIETFVEAYLEKHGATSEQKGYNGYPYAICASVNDEMCHGFPADVPLNEGDVVTIDMVVNLNGALSDSAWTYIVGDVSDETKRLLLVAESALYKGIDQAIIGNHVGDIGFAIESYANAEGFSVARDFTGHGIGKEIHEEPAIFHFGKPGQGPKLQEGMVITIEPIVNVGMRYSKVDLNGWTARTMDGKLSAQYEHTIAITKDGPVILTKL; encoded by the coding sequence ATGATTACAATTAAAACGAAAAGTGAAATAGATTTGATGCATGAATCTGGGAAATTACTTGCTTCATGTCATAGAGAAATAGGAAAAATGATAAAACCAGGAATAACAACACAAGAAATTGAGACGTTTGTTGAAGCGTATTTAGAAAAGCATGGTGCAACATCTGAGCAGAAAGGTTACAACGGGTATCCATATGCGATATGTGCGTCTGTAAACGATGAAATGTGTCATGGGTTTCCGGCCGATGTTCCTTTAAATGAGGGAGATGTTGTCACAATTGATATGGTAGTAAACTTAAATGGTGCGCTATCAGATTCTGCATGGACATATATAGTAGGGGATGTTTCTGACGAAACAAAAAGGTTATTGCTAGTGGCTGAGAGTGCTTTATATAAAGGAATTGATCAGGCGATAATCGGTAATCATGTAGGGGATATTGGTTTTGCAATTGAAAGTTATGCAAATGCTGAAGGTTTTTCTGTTGCAAGAGATTTTACGGGGCATGGGATTGGTAAAGAGATTCATGAAGAACCAGCAATTTTTCATTTTGGTAAACCGGGACAAGGACCTAAGCTGCAAGAAGGCATGGTAATTACAATTGAGCCGATTGTAAATGTAGGTATGCGCTATTCTAAAGTTGATTTAAATGGATGGACTGCAAGAACGATGGATGGGAAATTATCTGCTCAATACGAGCATACAATTGCGATTACAAAAGATGGGCCAGTCATTTTAACGAAGTTGTAA
- a CDS encoding xanthine phosphoribosyltransferase: MKVLQEKILNEGKVLSGDVLKVDAFLNHQIDPVLMQEIGKEFAKRFKEENITKIVTIESSGIAPAVMAALELGVKVIFARKRKSLTLQDNMYVANVYSFTKQETNEISLSRTHIDENDRVLIIDDFLANGQAALGLMSLVEQAGASIAGIGIVIEKAFQDGGKKLREQGVRVESLAEIASLDNGTVTFVQQETAEVK; encoded by the coding sequence ATGAAAGTATTACAAGAAAAGATTCTGAACGAAGGAAAGGTTTTATCTGGTGACGTATTAAAGGTAGATGCATTTTTAAATCACCAAATTGATCCGGTACTTATGCAAGAGATTGGAAAAGAATTTGCTAAACGTTTTAAGGAAGAGAACATTACAAAAATCGTGACGATTGAATCTTCTGGCATTGCACCAGCGGTTATGGCTGCATTAGAGCTTGGTGTAAAAGTAATTTTTGCAAGAAAACGTAAATCGTTAACGTTACAAGATAATATGTATGTTGCAAACGTATATTCATTTACAAAACAAGAAACAAATGAAATTTCACTATCTCGCACTCATATTGATGAAAATGATCGTGTATTGATCATTGATGACTTTTTAGCAAACGGTCAGGCTGCTTTGGGTTTAATGAGTTTAGTAGAGCAAGCTGGAGCAAGCATTGCGGGAATTGGAATTGTTATTGAAAAAGCATTTCAAGATGGAGGAAAGAAGCTTCGTGAACAAGGCGTTCGTGTTGAGTCACTAGCAGAAATTGCATCACTTGATAACGGCACAGTTACATTTGTACAGCAAGAAACTGCGGAGGTGAAATAA
- the pbuX gene encoding xanthine permease PbuX — MKQHPFKIASLGMQHMLAMYAGAIIVPLIVGGGLGLNQKELTYLVSIDLLMCGVATILQALSNRFFGIGLPVVLGCTFTAVGPMIAIGKQYGVSSIYGAIIAAGLFVVIFAKLFGKLVKLFPPVVTGSVVTVIGVTLVPAAINDMAGGVGSKDFGSLENLALAFGVLLFIIIMYRFFDGFIRSISILLGLLFGTIVAAFMGKVSLQAVGEADWFHGIQPFYFGTPTFELTPIITMILVACVGIVEATGVYFALSDICNKKIGEKELTKGYRAEGLAMVLGGIFNAFPYTTYSQNVGLVQLTGVRNRVIIYTCGGMLIVLGFIPKIAAITTIIPKSVLGGAMLAMFGMVMAYGIKMLSSVDFGKQENLLIVACSVGIGLGVTVVPTLFSQLPENIRILTDNGIVLGSASAVLLNIVFNMVPQRKGKVKEEPVSMQNAVREA; from the coding sequence ATGAAGCAACATCCATTTAAAATCGCATCGCTAGGTATGCAGCATATGCTTGCTATGTATGCCGGTGCAATTATCGTTCCACTTATTGTGGGAGGCGGACTTGGCTTAAATCAAAAAGAGTTAACATATTTAGTCTCAATTGATTTATTAATGTGCGGCGTTGCAACAATTTTACAAGCATTATCAAATCGCTTTTTCGGTATTGGACTTCCAGTTGTACTAGGTTGTACATTTACAGCGGTTGGACCGATGATTGCAATTGGGAAACAATACGGCGTGTCTTCTATTTATGGAGCAATTATTGCTGCCGGTTTGTTTGTTGTTATTTTTGCGAAATTATTTGGAAAGCTTGTAAAATTATTTCCCCCTGTCGTAACAGGGTCCGTTGTTACTGTAATTGGAGTTACACTTGTTCCAGCAGCGATTAATGATATGGCTGGCGGAGTAGGAAGCAAAGATTTCGGAAGTCTTGAAAACTTAGCGTTAGCATTTGGCGTATTATTATTTATCATCATTATGTATCGTTTCTTTGATGGATTTATCCGTTCTATTTCTATTTTATTAGGTCTTTTGTTCGGTACAATCGTTGCAGCGTTTATGGGGAAAGTAAGCTTGCAAGCTGTTGGAGAAGCAGATTGGTTCCACGGTATTCAGCCGTTTTACTTCGGTACACCGACATTTGAATTAACGCCAATTATTACGATGATTCTCGTTGCTTGTGTAGGGATTGTAGAAGCAACAGGTGTATACTTTGCGTTATCTGATATTTGTAATAAAAAGATCGGTGAAAAAGAATTAACAAAAGGCTATCGCGCAGAAGGGTTAGCGATGGTGTTAGGTGGTATTTTTAACGCATTTCCATATACAACTTACTCTCAAAACGTAGGACTTGTTCAATTAACAGGAGTAAGAAATCGCGTTATTATTTATACTTGTGGTGGTATGTTAATCGTTCTTGGGTTCATTCCAAAAATCGCAGCTATTACAACAATCATTCCGAAATCAGTACTTGGTGGTGCGATGTTAGCGATGTTCGGTATGGTTATGGCATATGGTATTAAAATGTTAAGTAGCGTTGATTTTGGAAAGCAAGAAAACTTATTAATTGTTGCATGCTCTGTCGGAATTGGGCTTGGGGTTACAGTCGTTCCTACATTATTCTCACAACTTCCAGAAAATATTCGTATTTTAACAGATAACGGAATTGTGCTAGGAAGTGCATCAGCAGTACTTTTAAATATTGTATTTAATATGGTGCCGCAGCGAAAAGGGAAAGTAAAAGAAGAGCCAGTTTCGATGCAAAATGCAGTAAGAGAAGCATAG
- a CDS encoding DUF418 domain-containing protein: MTQNLTQGERIHSIDIIRGIAVLGIFLVNWPIIAGIDSRDLSGVYEGLDSYIRLIYDMFIQTKFYTIFSFLFGLGFYIFMTRAEAKTDRPKTLFVRRLLILLLFGFLHYVLLWDGDILHTYAIVGFFLFLFYKREPRTILIWAIALLSIFQFLILIASISVALMSKAELGFSLPVMPLEDWVSQIQNRFHAFYADGIVLNITMLPETVGLFLLGLYAGKKDIFRRTKELDTKLKKWQIITFILTLPMWFFMVRYFLSKPFYEPIYMQAFTMFSGKTLFIFYIFTLMRLLQKEKWQTLLRPFQYVGRMALTNYISHTIVTLLVFGLLFKNDYLAPLWVGPLFCISFYTLQIFISRWWLSHYQYGPLEYIWRLGTYGKMMPLKKKSKVS, translated from the coding sequence ATGACACAAAATCTCACGCAAGGCGAGAGGATACACTCAATTGATATCATTAGGGGAATAGCTGTACTAGGTATTTTTCTTGTTAACTGGCCTATTATTGCTGGAATTGACTCACGTGATCTTTCAGGAGTTTATGAGGGACTAGATAGTTATATCCGTCTAATTTACGATATGTTTATTCAAACAAAGTTTTATACTATCTTTTCGTTTTTATTCGGACTAGGCTTTTATATTTTTATGACTCGTGCTGAAGCGAAAACAGATCGACCAAAAACTTTATTTGTTCGTCGCTTACTTATTTTATTATTATTTGGTTTCTTACATTATGTGCTTTTATGGGACGGAGACATTTTACATACTTATGCAATCGTTGGATTTTTCTTATTTTTATTTTATAAGAGAGAACCTCGTACCATTTTAATATGGGCAATTGCTTTATTAAGTATTTTTCAATTTCTTATACTAATTGCTAGTATTAGTGTTGCCTTAATGTCAAAGGCTGAACTTGGATTCTCCTTACCAGTCATGCCACTTGAAGACTGGGTGTCACAAATACAAAATCGTTTCCATGCATTTTATGCTGATGGAATAGTATTAAATATTACAATGCTCCCAGAAACAGTTGGGCTATTTTTACTTGGTTTATACGCCGGTAAAAAGGATATTTTCCGCCGCACGAAAGAGTTAGATACAAAACTTAAAAAATGGCAAATTATTACGTTCATTTTAACATTACCAATGTGGTTCTTCATGGTTCGTTACTTCTTATCAAAACCATTTTATGAACCAATTTATATGCAGGCCTTTACAATGTTCAGTGGAAAAACATTATTCATCTTCTACATTTTCACGCTAATGCGTTTATTACAAAAAGAAAAATGGCAAACATTATTACGCCCATTCCAATACGTTGGACGAATGGCGTTAACAAATTACATCTCACATACAATTGTTACATTACTTGTATTCGGACTATTGTTCAAAAACGATTATCTTGCTCCATTATGGGTAGGACCTCTATTTTGCATCAGTTTTTATACGTTACAAATCTTTATTAGCCGCTGGTGGCTTTCACATTATCAATACGGGCCACTTGAGTACATTTGGCGGCTTGGTACGTATGGGAAAATGATGCCACTTAAAAAGAAAAGCAAGGTCTCATAA